In one Spirosoma rigui genomic region, the following are encoded:
- the ccoS gene encoding cbb3-type cytochrome oxidase assembly protein CcoS translates to MTILFFMIGVSLLMALGFLCAFIWSMRSGQQDDLFTPSLRMLLDDSPPGASDGSPPSGSSFPPATPDQPRPNVLKKSVTAV, encoded by the coding sequence ATGACCATACTCTTTTTCATGATCGGAGTCAGTTTGCTCATGGCGCTGGGCTTTTTGTGTGCGTTCATCTGGTCGATGCGCAGCGGTCAGCAGGACGATTTATTCACCCCCTCGCTCCGGATGCTCCTCGACGACAGCCCGCCCGGTGCGTCGGATGGCTCTCCGCCCTCCGGTTCATCGTTTCCACCCGCCACCCCTGATCAGCCCCGTCCGAACGTCCTTAAAAAATCCGTTACTGCCGTATGA